One segment of Micromonospora parathelypteridis DNA contains the following:
- a CDS encoding peptidase, which translates to MLLASVALVAFGASAAPAVAAREQRYEPGDDPAAINLQLLDIPAKRAEDPRARVYIIDHLKPGAMISRRVEVRNDSPESQKIELYAGAASVENSAFTIPEDRTGNELSGWIKLKTPAVELAPGEREPVAVDITVPRNASKGERYAAIWAQVTSGTKQGGNVVQVHRVGIRVYLDIGPGGEPPTDFRIGDLGAERGIGEFPVVTAEVTNTGERALDMTGRLTLSKGAVEAGPFKVTNGVTILPGQSGKVRIEVNQSLPAGVWDVQVLLASGLVERKAEGRITLPVAAPMTVEKSPRAVWLAYATGIVALLVLVVLVGWHLARRQRTRLTSGRRLG; encoded by the coding sequence GTGCTGCTGGCCTCGGTCGCTCTCGTAGCGTTCGGGGCGTCGGCGGCACCAGCCGTTGCCGCGCGGGAGCAGAGGTACGAGCCGGGGGACGATCCTGCCGCGATCAACCTCCAGCTGTTGGACATCCCCGCCAAACGGGCCGAGGATCCGCGCGCCCGGGTCTACATCATCGACCACCTCAAGCCGGGCGCGATGATCAGCCGGCGGGTGGAGGTGCGCAACGACTCCCCCGAGTCGCAGAAGATCGAGCTCTACGCCGGGGCCGCGTCGGTCGAGAACAGCGCCTTCACCATTCCCGAGGACCGCACCGGCAACGAGCTCAGCGGCTGGATCAAGCTGAAGACGCCCGCTGTCGAACTCGCCCCGGGCGAGCGGGAGCCGGTCGCGGTGGACATCACCGTTCCCAGGAACGCGTCCAAGGGCGAGCGGTACGCCGCCATCTGGGCGCAGGTGACCAGCGGGACGAAGCAGGGCGGCAATGTCGTGCAGGTGCACCGGGTGGGTATCCGCGTCTACCTCGACATCGGTCCAGGCGGCGAGCCGCCGACGGACTTCCGCATCGGCGACCTGGGCGCCGAGCGCGGAATCGGCGAGTTCCCGGTGGTCACCGCGGAGGTCACCAACACCGGCGAACGGGCGCTGGACATGACCGGACGTCTGACGTTGAGCAAGGGAGCGGTCGAGGCCGGTCCGTTCAAGGTCACCAACGGCGTGACGATCCTGCCGGGCCAGAGCGGCAAGGTCCGCATCGAGGTCAACCAGTCCCTGCCCGCGGGCGTCTGGGACGTACAGGTGCTCCTTGCCAGCGGACTGGTGGAACGGAAAGCGGAGGGGCGGATAACCCTGCCCGTTGCGGCGCCGATGACGGTCGAGAAGTCCCCGAGAGCGGTCTGGCTCGCCTACGCGACCGGCATCGTGGCACTGCTCGTGCTGGTCGTGCTAGTCGGCTGGCATCTCGCCCGTCGACAACGGACACGTCTCACGTCCGGTCGCCGTCTGGGCTGA
- a CDS encoding VOC family protein — translation MAVQRIVADLRSASMAEATAFYTTVLGLRIVMDLGWIVTLADPERPEVQLSLMTEDATAPVVPVVSVEVTDVDASYRAARAAGAEIIHDLTDEPWGVRRFFVRDPSGHVLNILAHSRS, via the coding sequence GTGGCCGTTCAGCGGATAGTCGCCGATCTGCGCAGCGCCTCGATGGCAGAGGCGACCGCCTTCTACACCACCGTCCTCGGCCTGCGAATCGTCATGGACCTCGGCTGGATCGTCACGCTGGCCGACCCCGAGCGGCCCGAGGTGCAACTGAGCCTCATGACGGAGGACGCCACCGCGCCCGTCGTCCCGGTCGTCTCCGTCGAGGTGACCGACGTGGACGCGAGCTACCGAGCGGCGCGCGCCGCCGGGGCCGAGATCATCCACGACCTGACCGACGAGCCATGGGGTGTACGACGGTTCTTCGTCCGAGATCCGAGCGGCCACGTCCTCAACATCCTGGCCCATTCCAGGTCCTGA
- a CDS encoding glycoside hydrolase family 16 protein, translated as MFTARPSLRFRPLVLMAVALVATTAALVVPAQSDPAKAAIGPTTWQDEFNSPAGTPVDQNKWRFDIGGSGWGNNERQYYTNSTSNAVHDGQGNLVITARRDNPANYQCHYGRCEYTSARLLTAATFTQTYGRFEANIKIPRGQGIWPAFWMLGTGGGWPDAGEIDVMENIGREPNTVYGTVHGPGYSGGGGITGSRTLGGPLADGFHTYRVDWEPNAITWYLDGVQYHRVDPARLGGNRWVFDHPFFMILNVAVGGNWPGYPDGSTQFPQQMLVNYVRVSSYTSGGGDPAPGTSRIRGTQSGRCIDIPSANPVEGAKLQIWDCNTTAAQAWTFASDGTVRAMGKCMDPAWAGTANGTEVNLVSCNGNTAQRFTLNGSGDLVNLNANKCVDVREANPNNGGKLHLWDCVGAANQKWSRI; from the coding sequence GTGTTCACAGCCCGCCCCAGCCTCCGCTTTCGCCCCCTCGTACTCATGGCGGTCGCCCTCGTCGCGACCACCGCGGCGCTCGTCGTCCCGGCGCAGTCCGACCCCGCCAAGGCCGCCATCGGCCCGACCACCTGGCAGGACGAGTTCAACTCGCCGGCCGGAACGCCCGTCGACCAGAACAAATGGCGGTTCGACATCGGCGGCAGTGGCTGGGGCAACAACGAGCGGCAGTACTACACGAACAGCACCAGCAACGCCGTCCACGACGGCCAGGGCAACCTCGTCATCACCGCCCGCCGGGACAACCCCGCCAACTACCAGTGCCACTACGGGCGCTGCGAGTACACGTCGGCGCGGCTGCTGACGGCAGCCACCTTCACCCAGACGTACGGCCGGTTCGAGGCCAACATCAAGATTCCGCGCGGTCAGGGCATCTGGCCGGCGTTCTGGATGCTCGGCACCGGCGGCGGATGGCCCGACGCCGGCGAGATCGACGTCATGGAGAACATCGGCCGGGAGCCCAACACCGTGTACGGCACCGTGCACGGGCCCGGCTACTCCGGTGGCGGCGGCATCACCGGCAGCCGCACTCTCGGCGGGCCACTGGCGGACGGCTTCCACACCTACCGGGTGGACTGGGAGCCGAACGCGATCACCTGGTACCTCGACGGGGTGCAGTACCACCGGGTCGATCCCGCGCGCCTCGGCGGCAACCGCTGGGTGTTCGACCACCCCTTCTTCATGATCCTCAACGTGGCGGTCGGCGGCAACTGGCCCGGCTACCCGGACGGCTCCACGCAGTTCCCCCAGCAGATGCTCGTCAACTACGTCCGGGTGTCCAGCTACACCTCCGGTGGCGGCGACCCGGCTCCCGGCACCAGCCGGATCAGGGGTACGCAGAGCGGTCGCTGCATCGACATCCCCAGCGCCAACCCGGTGGAGGGCGCCAAGCTGCAGATCTGGGACTGCAACACCACCGCCGCCCAGGCCTGGACGTTCGCCTCCGACGGCACGGTCCGCGCGATGGGCAAGTGCATGGACCCCGCCTGGGCCGGCACCGCGAACGGCACCGAGGTCAACCTGGTCAGCTGCAACGGCAACACGGCGCAGCGCTTCACCCTCAACGGCTCCGGCGATCTGGTCAACCTCAACGCCAACAAGTGCGTCGACGTGCGGGAGGCCAACCCCAACAACGGCGGCAAGCTGCACCTGTGGGACTGCGTGGGCGCCGCCAACCAGAAGTGGTCCCGCATCTGA
- a CDS encoding DUF2188 domain-containing protein → MVKGDVDTYHEDGQWKNKAEGNERASSTHDVKADAQAQGREMAADRGVEHVVKKQDGTIGEKNTYPRSRDPRDIEG, encoded by the coding sequence ATGGTCAAGGGTGACGTCGACACGTACCACGAGGACGGGCAGTGGAAGAACAAGGCGGAGGGCAACGAGCGGGCCAGCAGCACGCATGACGTGAAGGCCGACGCGCAGGCCCAGGGCCGCGAGATGGCGGCCGACCGTGGCGTCGAACACGTGGTCAAGAAGCAGGACGGCACGATCGGGGAGAAGAACACCTACCCGCGCAGCCGCGACCCCCGCGACATCGAGGGCTGA
- a CDS encoding M23 family metallopeptidase, with amino-acid sequence MLGPVTTGRPTRARSHRRPRSRAIRVLLALVAAAAVLGIAVVAVPMLRPAGPRPLFQMPVACGETWQLSTYPGHDDYDVDFFPTEGETWGRPVLASYAGTVTVAGINGSLGDRTPENPEGARGRGGGYWVKIDHGGKWETQYLHMLEPPLVTVGQKVAQGDQIGRLGSTGNSGAPHLHYEQRRGWDKVETHFDGAASGITTDEREQILRRVSNNCPAVS; translated from the coding sequence ATGCTCGGGCCGGTGACGACCGGCCGCCCGACCAGAGCCCGTTCCCACCGCCGCCCGCGAAGCCGCGCCATCCGGGTCCTCCTCGCGCTCGTCGCGGCGGCAGCCGTGCTGGGCATCGCGGTGGTCGCGGTGCCGATGCTGCGACCGGCCGGGCCGCGCCCGCTCTTCCAGATGCCGGTCGCCTGCGGCGAGACGTGGCAGCTCAGCACCTACCCGGGTCACGACGACTACGACGTCGATTTTTTTCCGACCGAGGGCGAGACGTGGGGGCGGCCGGTGCTCGCGTCGTACGCCGGCACGGTCACCGTGGCGGGGATCAACGGATCGCTGGGTGACCGCACCCCGGAGAACCCGGAGGGTGCCCGGGGGCGCGGCGGCGGTTACTGGGTGAAGATCGATCACGGCGGCAAGTGGGAGACGCAGTACCTGCACATGCTCGAACCGCCGCTGGTCACGGTCGGTCAGAAGGTCGCCCAGGGTGACCAGATCGGGCGGCTCGGCAGCACCGGCAACTCCGGCGCGCCGCATCTGCACTACGAGCAGCGCAGAGGTTGGGACAAGGTCGAGACCCACTTCGACGGTGCGGCGTCGGGCATCACCACCGACGAACGCGAACAGATTCTCCGGCGGGTGAGCAACAACTGCCCGGCTGTCTCCTGA
- a CDS encoding PEP/pyruvate-binding domain-containing protein — protein sequence MHVIALSEATADMVDLVGGKAAGLGELIRRGERVPEGFCVTTEAHRLGVIPTAEVVAAYERLGAGLVAVRSSATAEDLPEASFAGQQDTILNVTGTEELIAAIGKCWASLHTDRATAYRDAHQIDHRVVRMAVVVQRMITPTVAGVLFTANPLTGRRDEMAVDAAAGLGAIVVDGAATVDHYVLDDVTRDDTGCLTSAHLADLRETGARLQAHFGCPQDVEWAIDADGVRWLLQSRPITSLFPLPPDTGKPLPRVYLEFGHVQGMLQPVTPMGMSTLRTQIAAMLAALGVRVEIVDIGGRLYGDLTDLARDPSARKRLVKLLAVDFGPRAQAVMQHVLADPRFAPTRGGTGRGGGHGAASLRTAGRAVVGVVRALARPDTARIRMFEAIEQMRVRSAAPADLRSAADRLRFVQARDTDDSADAIMWPIVAGMLAAALPTSLLKGVATPDEIHTVLGGMPHNVTIDMDLALWRLAQGAQDHRQLLLDTPPAELAARYLRGTLPDIGMAAFLDVYGHRGAAEVDLGVPRWEEDPAPVFAAVANYLRVTDPQQGPDQRFQRAATAAEAALAELVARARRRRPVRGRVAGFLLRRARSLAGLREAGKFAGLYPLRETRRQLLLIGADLHGTGLLDQPDDIMFLTLDEVHAAVHQEVDPRGTVASRREVHRRELRRRTVPVALLSDGTDVETVLPAVSTGDGTLTGVGASAGRVTGPARVVHDPATARVEPGDVLVTATTDPGWTPLFLTAAALVTETGAIMAHGPTVAREYGIPAVICVPDATRTISTGQLITVDGGAGTITIH from the coding sequence ATGCACGTGATCGCGTTGTCCGAGGCGACCGCCGACATGGTCGACCTGGTCGGCGGCAAGGCCGCCGGGCTGGGCGAGTTGATCCGGCGAGGCGAACGGGTCCCCGAGGGCTTCTGCGTCACCACCGAGGCGCACCGACTCGGTGTCATCCCGACGGCCGAGGTCGTCGCCGCGTACGAGCGGCTCGGAGCGGGCCTGGTGGCGGTGCGTTCCAGCGCCACCGCGGAGGACCTGCCGGAGGCGAGCTTCGCCGGGCAGCAGGACACCATCCTCAACGTCACAGGCACCGAAGAGCTGATCGCCGCGATCGGCAAATGCTGGGCTTCGCTGCACACCGACCGTGCCACCGCCTACCGCGACGCCCACCAGATCGATCATCGCGTGGTGCGGATGGCCGTCGTCGTGCAGCGCATGATCACGCCCACGGTGGCGGGGGTGCTGTTCACCGCGAACCCGCTGACCGGCCGCCGCGACGAGATGGCGGTCGACGCCGCTGCCGGTCTCGGCGCGATCGTGGTGGACGGCGCGGCGACCGTGGACCACTACGTCCTCGACGACGTCACGCGGGACGACACGGGATGCCTGACATCCGCGCACCTGGCCGACCTGCGCGAGACGGGTGCGCGGTTGCAGGCCCACTTCGGCTGCCCACAGGACGTGGAGTGGGCGATCGACGCGGACGGCGTCCGGTGGCTCCTGCAGTCGCGGCCGATCACCAGCCTGTTCCCCCTCCCACCGGACACCGGGAAGCCCCTCCCCCGGGTCTACCTGGAGTTCGGTCACGTTCAGGGCATGCTGCAACCGGTCACCCCGATGGGCATGTCGACCCTGCGGACGCAGATCGCCGCGATGCTGGCCGCGCTCGGCGTCCGGGTCGAGATCGTCGACATCGGCGGTCGCCTCTACGGCGACCTGACCGACCTGGCGCGAGACCCCTCAGCCCGCAAGCGACTGGTCAAGCTCCTGGCGGTCGACTTCGGTCCGCGCGCCCAGGCGGTGATGCAGCACGTGCTGGCGGATCCCCGGTTCGCCCCGACCCGCGGCGGCACCGGGCGCGGCGGGGGGCACGGGGCCGCGTCGCTGCGGACCGCCGGCCGCGCGGTGGTGGGGGTCGTGCGGGCTCTGGCCCGTCCCGACACCGCACGGATCCGGATGTTCGAGGCGATCGAGCAGATGCGAGTACGGTCGGCCGCCCCCGCCGACCTGCGGTCCGCCGCCGATCGGCTGCGCTTCGTGCAGGCGCGGGACACCGACGACAGCGCCGACGCGATCATGTGGCCGATCGTCGCGGGGATGCTCGCCGCCGCACTGCCGACCTCGTTGCTCAAGGGGGTCGCCACCCCCGACGAGATCCATACCGTGCTGGGCGGGATGCCACACAACGTGACCATCGACATGGACCTGGCGCTCTGGCGACTCGCCCAGGGCGCGCAGGACCACCGCCAGCTCCTGCTCGACACTCCGCCGGCCGAGTTGGCCGCGCGCTATCTGCGCGGAACGCTGCCCGACATCGGCATGGCCGCCTTCCTGGACGTCTACGGTCATCGCGGCGCCGCCGAGGTCGACCTCGGCGTGCCGCGCTGGGAGGAAGATCCCGCACCGGTCTTCGCCGCGGTCGCCAACTACCTGCGGGTCACCGATCCGCAGCAGGGCCCCGACCAGCGCTTCCAGCGGGCCGCCACCGCTGCGGAGGCCGCGCTGGCGGAGCTGGTCGCGCGAGCCCGCCGTCGGCGGCCGGTGCGGGGCAGGGTCGCCGGGTTCCTGCTGCGCCGGGCGCGGTCGTTGGCCGGCCTGCGCGAGGCCGGCAAGTTCGCCGGGTTGTATCCGCTGCGCGAGACGCGCCGGCAACTGCTGCTCATCGGCGCCGACCTGCACGGCACGGGTCTGCTGGACCAGCCCGACGACATCATGTTCCTGACCCTCGACGAGGTGCACGCCGCCGTACACCAGGAGGTTGATCCTCGTGGGACGGTCGCCTCCCGGCGGGAGGTGCACCGGCGGGAGCTGCGCCGGCGCACGGTGCCGGTGGCGCTGCTCTCCGATGGCACGGATGTCGAAACGGTCCTGCCGGCGGTGTCCACGGGCGACGGGACGCTCACCGGTGTGGGTGCGTCGGCGGGCCGGGTGACCGGCCCCGCCCGGGTCGTTCACGACCCGGCCACCGCCCGCGTCGAGCCCGGTGACGTCCTGGTCACCGCGACCACCGACCCCGGTTGGACCCCGCTGTTCCTCACCGCCGCGGCGCTGGTGACCGAGACCGGCGCGATCATGGCGCACGGCCCGACGGTGGCCCGCGAGTACGGCATCCCCGCCGTCATCTGCGTGCCGGACGCCACCCGGACGATCTCCACGGGGCAGCTCATCACCGTGGACGGCGGCGCCGGCACCATCACCATCCACTGA
- a CDS encoding GNAT family N-acetyltransferase → MTAHPAPVDATIRALRPADILSAADLLVLAAGEDKRHRLLDQLATVLPGEIHHALVAERSGKIVGAGKLTAEPAFPGTVSALVAVAEDERGRGIGTALAAELAGWAERHLGPEHVVTSTLRDDLDAGRRFAQRYGLVVTRHSVGWRFDLLGRSDELAERATRTANAAGVRIRVADLQAEEAAIVECIGRTLPGLPLPGAEDQEVDLAHARRVIPDEATVLVAESLDAPGLPPCGLTVVTPQAGSGDWYTVYTGVAVDRRGRGVATALKAAALEQAYRSGATAVTTHNDDGNEPILRANRAFGMLPSVGYWSLLRRAA, encoded by the coding sequence GTGACCGCACACCCGGCCCCGGTAGACGCCACGATCCGTGCCCTGCGTCCGGCCGACATTCTCTCCGCCGCCGATCTGCTGGTGCTCGCCGCAGGCGAGGACAAACGACACCGGCTGCTCGACCAGTTGGCCACCGTGCTGCCCGGCGAGATCCACCACGCCCTCGTCGCCGAGCGGTCAGGGAAGATCGTCGGTGCCGGCAAGCTCACCGCCGAGCCAGCGTTCCCGGGCACGGTCTCCGCGCTGGTGGCCGTCGCGGAGGACGAGCGTGGGCGGGGCATCGGCACCGCCCTGGCCGCCGAGCTGGCCGGCTGGGCGGAGCGTCACCTCGGCCCGGAGCACGTGGTGACCAGCACGCTCCGCGATGACCTCGACGCTGGTCGGCGCTTCGCGCAGCGGTACGGCCTGGTGGTCACACGCCACAGCGTCGGCTGGCGGTTCGACCTCCTCGGGCGCAGCGACGAACTCGCCGAGCGTGCGACCCGTACCGCGAATGCCGCCGGCGTGCGGATCCGCGTCGCCGACCTCCAGGCCGAGGAAGCCGCGATCGTCGAATGCATCGGGCGTACGCTGCCCGGACTTCCCCTGCCGGGCGCCGAGGACCAGGAGGTCGACCTCGCTCACGCCCGCCGGGTCATTCCGGACGAGGCGACCGTGCTGGTGGCCGAGTCGCTCGATGCCCCCGGCCTGCCGCCGTGCGGGTTGACCGTGGTCACCCCGCAGGCGGGCAGCGGCGACTGGTACACCGTCTACACCGGTGTGGCCGTGGACCGGCGCGGCCGGGGCGTGGCGACGGCGCTGAAGGCCGCCGCCCTCGAACAGGCGTACCGCTCAGGCGCGACGGCCGTGACCACCCACAACGACGACGGCAACGAGCCGATCCTGCGGGCCAACCGGGCCTTCGGCATGCTGCCGAGCGTGGGCTACTGGAGCCTGCTCCGTCGCGCCGCGTAG
- a CDS encoding TetR/AcrR family transcriptional regulator, whose amino-acid sequence MGRTSDARNKILDAAATLIEQRGYSALGVAEICAVAGVPKGSFYYFFESKQALARTVIDEHWATQRRQWEQLLGSRSDPLRRLRDLFEATEEIQRAGQQKAGVVAGCLFGNLALELSNQAEEIRNRLQEIFEEQINLIEQVVIEAKEGGLAGPSVDTRDAARSIVAQIEGRVLLAKLLNDPTQLETLWRNCLDLLQVPAEARTTTD is encoded by the coding sequence ATGGGACGGACCAGTGACGCGCGGAACAAAATCCTCGACGCGGCCGCCACGCTGATCGAGCAGCGCGGCTACTCGGCGCTGGGCGTGGCCGAGATCTGCGCGGTGGCGGGCGTGCCGAAGGGCAGCTTCTACTACTTCTTCGAGTCCAAGCAGGCACTCGCCCGCACCGTCATCGACGAGCACTGGGCCACCCAACGCCGCCAGTGGGAGCAACTGCTGGGCAGCCGGAGCGACCCGCTGCGGCGACTACGGGACCTGTTCGAGGCCACCGAGGAGATCCAGCGCGCCGGCCAACAGAAGGCCGGCGTGGTCGCCGGCTGCCTGTTCGGCAACCTCGCCCTCGAGCTCAGCAACCAGGCCGAGGAGATCCGCAACCGGCTTCAGGAGATCTTCGAGGAACAGATCAACCTCATCGAGCAGGTGGTCATCGAGGCGAAGGAGGGTGGCCTGGCTGGCCCGTCCGTCGACACCCGGGACGCCGCCCGGTCCATCGTCGCCCAGATCGAGGGGCGGGTCCTGCTCGCGAAGCTGCTCAACGACCCGACGCAGCTGGAGACGCTCTGGCGCAACTGCCTGGATCTCCTCCAGGTGCCGGCGGAGGCACGGACCACGACCGACTGA
- a CDS encoding SDR family NAD(P)-dependent oxidoreductase, with amino-acid sequence MSTSQGQKVVVITGASQGIGAGLVEAYRKLGYGVVATSRSIGASDDPEIVTVRGDISDADTAERVVSAALDRFGRIDSLVNNAGVFVAKPFTDYTDEEFDLVTGVNLAGFFQLTRRVLPHLLAVGAGHIVTITTSFVDQPNSNVPSVLASLTKGGLSSATKSLAIEYAGRGVRVNAVAPGIIKTPMHPVETHQTLAGLHPVGRMGETSDVVDAVVYLESAPFVTGEILHVDGGQNAGH; translated from the coding sequence ATGAGCACCAGTCAGGGACAGAAGGTCGTTGTGATCACCGGTGCGTCCCAGGGCATCGGCGCCGGCCTCGTGGAGGCCTACCGCAAACTCGGGTACGGCGTGGTGGCGACCTCGCGCTCGATCGGCGCGTCCGACGATCCGGAGATCGTCACGGTTCGGGGCGACATCTCCGACGCCGACACCGCCGAGCGGGTGGTGAGCGCCGCCCTGGACCGCTTCGGGCGTATCGACAGCCTCGTCAACAACGCGGGCGTCTTCGTGGCCAAGCCGTTCACCGACTACACCGACGAGGAGTTCGACCTGGTCACCGGCGTCAACCTCGCCGGGTTCTTCCAGCTCACCCGGCGCGTTCTGCCGCACCTGCTGGCCGTCGGAGCGGGGCACATCGTCACCATCACGACCAGCTTCGTCGACCAGCCCAACTCGAACGTACCGTCGGTGCTCGCCTCGTTGACCAAGGGCGGCCTCAGCTCCGCCACCAAGTCCCTGGCCATCGAGTACGCGGGTCGCGGAGTCCGGGTCAACGCCGTCGCGCCCGGCATCATCAAGACCCCGATGCACCCGGTCGAGACGCACCAGACGCTCGCGGGCCTGCACCCGGTAGGTCGGATGGGCGAGACCAGCGACGTGGTCGACGCCGTCGTCTACCTCGAGTCCGCGCCGTTCGTCACCGGCGAGATCCTGCACGTCGACGGCGGCCAGAACGCCGGTCACTGA
- a CDS encoding alpha/beta fold hydrolase: MSSHDQYVKSADGTRLVVRRLGAGDPVVLVHGSGGGLHSWAAVAELLANDHEVWMPARRGYGPSDVPPGHKSFKDETDDLIAVIEAARQPSGRTVHLVGASYGATLALHTTVTDPRDIRSLAVFEPPLFAAGAEIAPLLDRYRAAFERDDAATMAAVLNDVTRVPAEIVAAFAAAAGDRTPDPIEARRSAIGWLHDLEALAEDSTDITRWSSITVPTLLLAGADTWEPMPTTMNILATTIRAARHVVWPGQSHFVTMTAPTLVADALRQFFAEVSG; this comes from the coding sequence GTGAGCAGCCACGATCAGTACGTCAAGTCCGCCGACGGGACCCGCCTGGTGGTGCGGCGCCTGGGTGCCGGCGACCCCGTCGTCCTCGTGCACGGCTCGGGTGGTGGGCTGCACTCCTGGGCCGCCGTCGCGGAGCTTCTCGCCAACGACCACGAGGTGTGGATGCCGGCCCGGCGCGGTTACGGCCCCAGCGATGTTCCGCCCGGCCACAAGTCCTTCAAGGACGAGACCGACGACCTCATCGCCGTCATCGAGGCGGCACGCCAGCCCTCGGGCAGGACGGTCCATCTCGTCGGCGCGTCCTACGGAGCGACCCTGGCGTTGCACACCACCGTGACCGATCCTCGCGACATACGCTCGCTGGCCGTCTTCGAGCCCCCGCTCTTCGCGGCCGGGGCGGAGATCGCACCCCTGCTCGACCGGTACCGTGCCGCCTTCGAGCGCGACGACGCCGCGACGATGGCAGCGGTCTTGAACGACGTGACACGGGTTCCGGCGGAGATCGTCGCCGCCTTCGCCGCCGCGGCGGGCGACCGGACGCCCGACCCGATCGAGGCGCGGCGTTCGGCGATCGGCTGGCTGCACGATCTCGAGGCTCTTGCCGAGGACAGCACGGACATCACCCGGTGGTCCTCGATCACCGTGCCGACCCTTCTGCTGGCCGGCGCCGACACCTGGGAGCCGATGCCCACGACGATGAACATCCTCGCGACGACGATTCGGGCCGCGCGCCACGTCGTCTGGCCGGGCCAGTCGCACTTCGTGACCATGACGGCGCCCACCCTGGTCGCCGACGCTCTGCGGCAGTTCTTCGCCGAGGTCTCGGGGTAG
- a CDS encoding DUF4331 family protein — MSHHLDTPLAAQGGQLYIDDLYVFNGDRATVFVMDVNSSVTKADIKRGFHAEARYEIKIHFNGAEMEGLTYRFAFGEPNGDGKQALQLYELTGADARDDAAMGTPIAEGRTGEVSTGGNVRVWAGRITDPFFVDLDELATINGAVKNGSTVDRSAWRVDQAKNSFAGTTVESIVLEVSHDEPLLRDGTEIGVWCRTMLATDAGGWRQINRAGHPMMWPIFWPHDTDFSDPANFRHPSKDLTEDGEEIATAVAGVVAANGTAPDPQAYGWSVARQLYPDLLSYRVGTAANYGFAIRNGRTMADNAPEVMFSLVLNTGTTSGLTSDVTKAARSASFPYVVPA, encoded by the coding sequence ATGTCGCACCACCTCGACACCCCCCTGGCCGCCCAGGGCGGCCAGCTCTACATCGACGATCTGTACGTCTTCAACGGCGACCGCGCCACGGTGTTCGTCATGGACGTCAACAGCTCGGTGACGAAGGCCGACATCAAGCGTGGCTTCCACGCCGAGGCGCGCTACGAGATCAAGATTCATTTCAACGGCGCGGAGATGGAGGGGTTGACCTACCGATTCGCCTTCGGCGAGCCGAACGGCGACGGCAAACAGGCCCTCCAGCTGTACGAGCTCACCGGAGCGGATGCCCGGGACGACGCCGCGATGGGCACTCCCATCGCCGAGGGGCGCACCGGCGAGGTGTCGACCGGCGGCAACGTCCGGGTCTGGGCCGGACGGATCACCGACCCGTTCTTCGTCGACCTCGACGAACTCGCCACCATCAACGGCGCGGTCAAGAACGGTTCGACGGTGGACCGCTCGGCGTGGCGGGTCGACCAGGCCAAGAACAGCTTCGCCGGCACGACCGTCGAGTCGATCGTCCTCGAGGTCTCCCACGACGAGCCGCTGCTGCGCGACGGCACCGAGATCGGCGTCTGGTGCCGCACGATGCTGGCCACCGACGCCGGCGGATGGCGCCAGATCAACCGCGCCGGGCACCCCATGATGTGGCCGATCTTCTGGCCCCACGACACCGACTTCTCCGACCCCGCCAACTTCCGGCACCCCAGCAAGGACCTCACCGAGGACGGCGAGGAGATCGCCACCGCCGTCGCAGGCGTCGTCGCCGCCAACGGCACCGCCCCCGACCCGCAGGCGTACGGCTGGAGCGTCGCTCGGCAGCTCTACCCCGACCTGCTGTCCTACCGGGTCGGCACGGCCGCGAACTACGGCTTCGCGATCCGCAACGGACGCACCATGGCCGACAACGCGCCCGAGGTGATGTTCTCCCTGGTCCTCAACACGGGCACCACCTCCGGCCTCACCTCGGATGTCACCAAGGCCGCCCGCTCCGCGAGCTTCCCGTACGTGGTGCCGGCCTGA
- a CDS encoding tautomerase family protein, whose protein sequence is MPIVTIQITREGSTPGASAATSEEKAALIKGVSELLRDVLHKPLTSTFVVIDEVETENWGRGGLPVEQFRQQQGAPAPE, encoded by the coding sequence ATGCCGATCGTCACCATCCAGATCACCCGCGAGGGCAGCACGCCTGGCGCGTCCGCGGCGACCTCCGAGGAGAAGGCCGCCCTCATCAAGGGCGTGAGCGAGTTGCTGCGCGACGTTCTCCACAAGCCGTTGACGTCGACCTTCGTGGTGATCGACGAGGTCGAGACCGAGAACTGGGGTCGCGGCGGCCTCCCGGTCGAACAGTTCCGCCAGCAGCAGGGCGCTCCGGCGCCCGAGTAG